One window of the Diospyros lotus cultivar Yz01 chromosome 12, ASM1463336v1, whole genome shotgun sequence genome contains the following:
- the LOC127787574 gene encoding uncharacterized protein LOC127787574: MARPEPVNMTDARTQKQLDYGIREMISSLTRRLSDLHGNRGGHDQPLSADDELGVRVVTLAGTNTGASMRGELDDKSSLQLGGGEGEEEEVPGTYVNSNFQSINNSIMLAGNYSANNPGVHLNISEEVEPQHGQMKHPHKANKGHKKDKDSSKSDQYYSQTSD, encoded by the coding sequence ATGGCTCGGCCGGAACCAGTGAATATGACCGACGCCCGGACGCAGAAGCAGCTGGACTACGGCATAAGGGAGATGATCTCCAGCCTCACCCGCCGCCTCTCCGACCTGCACGGCAACCGCGGCGGGCACGACCAGCCGCTGTCCGCGGACGACGAGCTGGGAGTCAGAGTCGTCACGCTGGCCGGCACCAACACCGGCGCCTCCATGCGCGGCGAGCTCGACGACAAGTCCTCCCTCCAACTGGGCGGCGGCGAGGGCGAAGAAGAAGAGGTCCCGGGGACGTACGTCAACAGCAACTTCCAGTCCATCAACAACTCCATTATGCTCGCTGGCAACTACTCCGCCAACAATCCCGGCGTCCATCTGAACATCTCCGAAGAGGTGGAGCCACAGCACGGGCAGATGAAGCATCCACACAAGGCTAATAAGGGGCACAAGAAGGACAAGGACTCCTCCAAAAGCGACCAGTACTACTCCCAGACTTCGGATTAA